A genomic window from Campylobacter concisus includes:
- a CDS encoding beta-ketoacyl-ACP synthase II produces the protein MKRVVVTGIGMINALGLDKESSFKAICEGKTGVKEITSFDVSDFPVKIAAEITDFDPNSILDGKEVKKVDRFIQLGIKASNEAMADANFKEFDAHKFGVSSAAGIGGLPNIEKNSITYFEKGVKRISPFFIPSALVNMLGGIVSINHGLKGPNLSSVTACAASTHAISQAAKCIMIGQATNMLVIGAESTICGVGIGGFAAMKALSTRNDEPSKASRPFDANRDGFVMGEGAGALVLEEYESAIARGAKIYAEVVGFGESGDAHHITSPTLEGPLSAMKQALDMAKGVKIDYINAHGTSTPVNDKNETAALKAVFGDKCPPVSSTKGQTGHCLGGAGAIEAVISIMAMRDGIIPPTINYETPDPECDLDYVPNKARKADIKAVMSNSFGFGGTNGVVIFKKLD, from the coding sequence TTGAAACGAGTCGTTGTAACTGGTATAGGCATGATAAACGCACTTGGTCTTGATAAAGAGAGCTCTTTTAAGGCTATTTGCGAGGGTAAAACAGGTGTGAAAGAGATCACGAGCTTTGATGTAAGTGACTTTCCTGTTAAAATTGCTGCCGAGATAACTGATTTTGATCCAAATAGCATTTTAGACGGCAAAGAGGTGAAAAAAGTAGATCGTTTCATACAGCTTGGCATAAAAGCATCTAATGAAGCTATGGCTGATGCAAATTTTAAGGAGTTTGACGCTCATAAATTTGGCGTTAGCTCAGCAGCTGGTATAGGTGGTTTGCCAAATATTGAGAAAAATTCAATCACATACTTTGAAAAAGGCGTAAAGAGAATTTCACCATTTTTTATTCCATCGGCACTTGTAAATATGTTAGGTGGTATAGTTTCTATAAATCACGGACTTAAGGGTCCAAATTTGTCTAGCGTAACGGCATGTGCAGCAAGCACTCATGCGATATCGCAAGCTGCAAAATGCATTATGATTGGTCAAGCTACAAATATGCTAGTTATCGGTGCTGAGTCTACTATTTGTGGTGTAGGTATAGGCGGCTTTGCAGCAATGAAAGCTCTCTCAACTAGAAATGATGAACCAAGTAAGGCATCAAGGCCATTTGATGCAAATCGCGATGGTTTTGTAATGGGTGAAGGAGCCGGTGCACTTGTACTTGAAGAGTATGAGTCGGCTATTGCAAGAGGTGCTAAAATTTATGCTGAAGTAGTTGGATTTGGTGAGAGCGGAGATGCACACCATATCACATCACCAACACTTGAAGGTCCATTAAGTGCGATGAAACAAGCACTTGATATGGCAAAAGGTGTAAAGATAGATTATATCAATGCACATGGTACTTCAACGCCTGTAAATGATAAGAATGAGACTGCGGCGCTAAAAGCAGTTTTTGGTGATAAATGTCCACCAGTTAGCTCAACAAAAGGTCAAACCGGACACTGCCTAGGTGGTGCTGGTGCTATCGAGGCAGTTATATCTATAATGGCAATGAGAGACGGCATTATCCCTCCAACAATAAACTACGAGACTCCTGATCCAGAGTGTGATCTAGACTACGTTCCAAATAAAGCTAGAAAAGCTGATATAAAAGCTGTTATGAGCAACTCATTTGGCTTTGGTGGCACGAATGGTGTCGTGATATTTAAAAAGTTGGATTAA
- the accA gene encoding acetyl-CoA carboxylase carboxyl transferase subunit alpha, translating to MSNYLDFEKSIKQIDEDIANARIRGDEHAVEILNKNLSKEISKVYKNLNEYQRLQLARHPDRPYSIDYINALLIDGYEIHGDRAFRDDPAIVCYIGYIGGKKTIVIGEQKGRGTKNKLRRNFGMPHPEGYRKALRVAKMAEKFNLPILFLIDTPGAYPGVGAEERGQSEAIARNLFEFANLKTPIIAVVIGEGGSGGALAIGVADRLAMMKNSVFSVISPEGCAAILWNDPAKQEQATKSMKITADDLKSLSLIDAVIDEPINGAHRDKDGAAKALANYFISELAELEKLDINDLVAKRIEKILSIGAFEE from the coding sequence ATGTCAAATTATTTAGATTTTGAAAAAAGCATAAAGCAAATTGATGAAGATATAGCAAATGCTAGGATCAGAGGCGATGAACATGCTGTTGAAATTTTAAATAAGAATTTATCCAAAGAGATATCAAAAGTATATAAAAATTTAAACGAATATCAACGTTTGCAACTTGCTCGTCATCCAGATAGACCATATTCTATTGATTATATTAATGCGCTTTTAATTGATGGATATGAGATTCATGGAGATAGGGCATTTAGAGATGATCCAGCAATAGTTTGCTACATCGGCTATATCGGAGGCAAAAAGACTATTGTTATAGGCGAGCAAAAGGGCCGTGGCACTAAAAATAAATTAAGAAGAAATTTTGGTATGCCTCACCCTGAGGGTTATCGCAAGGCTCTTAGAGTTGCAAAAATGGCTGAGAAATTTAATCTACCCATTTTATTTCTCATAGACACTCCAGGCGCATATCCAGGTGTTGGAGCTGAAGAGCGAGGACAAAGTGAGGCTATAGCTAGAAATTTATTTGAGTTTGCAAATTTAAAAACTCCAATAATTGCTGTTGTCATAGGCGAAGGTGGAAGTGGTGGCGCTTTAGCTATTGGTGTGGCTGATAGACTTGCTATGATGAAAAATTCTGTGTTTTCAGTTATTTCACCAGAAGGCTGTGCAGCAATACTTTGGAATGACCCAGCTAAACAAGAACAAGCCACAAAATCTATGAAAATAACAGCTGATGATTTAAAAAGTCTATCGCTGATTGATGCTGTTATAGATGAGCCGATAAATGGAGCTCATAGAGATAAAGATGGTGCTGCTAAAGCACTTGCAAATTATTTTATCTCAGAGCTAGCTGAGCTTGAAAAGCTTGATATAAATGATCTTGTAGCAAAAAGAATAGAAAAAATTCTCTCTATCGGAGCATTTGAAGAATAA
- a CDS encoding ATP/GTP-binding protein: protein MQTNFYSQGSYNNMSFSMKTSSGDEISFSMYDNKSLEFSSQKNGTSSQRSLTLTHEYGYEFLYKGNGIDEQDMKEIEEAMKQIRPQVDEFMKNVKEGDKIAGSSQSISDLSNKIKQMLPDAKDLNHKNFINDNMLKMFDELLAKNDANKNLLSATKRLFDTLLDESNKVSYYA, encoded by the coding sequence ATGCAAACAAATTTTTACTCTCAAGGAAGCTACAACAACATGAGCTTTTCGATGAAAACTAGCTCAGGCGATGAGATAAGCTTTTCGATGTATGACAACAAAAGTTTGGAGTTTTCAAGCCAGAAAAATGGTACTTCAAGCCAAAGAAGCCTTACTCTCACGCACGAATACGGCTATGAGTTTTTATATAAAGGAAACGGCATAGACGAGCAAGATATGAAAGAGATCGAAGAGGCGATGAAGCAAATTCGCCCACAAGTTGATGAATTTATGAAAAACGTCAAAGAGGGCGACAAGATCGCTGGTAGCAGCCAAAGCATAAGCGATCTTTCAAACAAGATCAAGCAAATGCTGCCTGACGCAAAAGATCTAAATCACAAAAATTTCATAAATGACAATATGCTAAAGATGTTTGACGAGCTTTTAGCTAAAAATGATGCTAATAAAAATCTACTAAGTGCCACAAAAAGGCTATTTGATACATTGCTTGATGAGAGCAACAAAGTATCTTACTATGCGTAA
- a CDS encoding CbrC family protein, translating to MNKFQEKYITLSKEYYKNNGNASSIEALYQFKEELENCDDICAKYVLVDVYQLLSMRKSAYNLLLKIHDKSDKKQLKALGYLVQFIDENDKRALPRPKSRGQILAQKEKASTLPKFIYHPNPLRTGVFKDDMNIVCECCGKDTEVYYSGSIYCEQDISYLCPTCISSGKAAKKFDATFVQDADKLNTSDAKKDDELFRRTPGYESWQGEHWIVCCDDYCEFLGDVGTRELEEMGIADEVFEDYAKRAEYDDKMLREHLVKAGDIAGYLFRCLHCKKYHIYVDAC from the coding sequence ATGAATAAATTCCAAGAAAAATATATCACTCTTTCAAAAGAATATTATAAAAATAATGGCAATGCTTCTAGCATTGAGGCACTCTACCAGTTTAAAGAAGAGTTGGAAAATTGTGATGACATTTGCGCAAAGTATGTTTTAGTCGATGTTTATCAGCTTTTATCTATGAGAAAGAGTGCTTACAACTTACTTTTAAAAATACATGACAAAAGTGATAAAAAACAGCTAAAGGCACTTGGCTATCTAGTGCAATTCATTGACGAAAATGATAAACGGGCACTGCCTCGCCCAAAAAGTAGAGGTCAAATTTTAGCTCAAAAAGAAAAAGCTTCCACGCTACCAAAATTTATCTACCATCCTAATCCTTTAAGAACCGGTGTATTTAAAGATGATATGAACATAGTGTGTGAGTGTTGTGGCAAAGATACTGAAGTTTATTATAGCGGCAGCATTTATTGCGAGCAGGATATTTCGTATCTTTGTCCTACTTGTATTTCTAGTGGTAAGGCTGCTAAGAAATTTGACGCTACATTTGTGCAAGATGCTGACAAACTAAATACAAGTGATGCTAAAAAGGATGACGAACTCTTTAGAAGAACCCCGGGCTACGAGAGCTGGCAGGGCGAGCATTGGATAGTTTGTTGTGATGATTATTGCGAATTTTTAGGTGACGTTGGTACAAGAGAGCTTGAAGAAATGGGTATAGCAGACGAGGTTTTTGAGGACTACGCAAAAAGAGCCGAATACGACGATAAAATGCTACGCGAACATCTTGTTAAAGCTGGCGATATTGCCGGATATTTGTTTCGTTGTCTGCATTGTAAGAAGTATCATATATACGTTGATGCTTGTTAA
- the fabG gene encoding 3-oxoacyl-ACP reductase FabG, which translates to MKFSGKNVLITGASRGIGAQIAKTLANMGLKVWINYRSKPEMADALQAEIEQNGGKAAVIKFDATDEDEFIKGINLIVDSDGELSYLVNNAGITNDKLALRMKTSEFTDVINANLTSAFIGCREALKVMSKKRFGAVVNVASIVGEMGNAGQVNYSASKGGLIAMSKSFAKEGASRNIRFNSVTPGFIETDMTHGLSDEVKKTYSDNIPLKRFGSASEVAEAVAFLLSDHASYVTGETLKINGGLYM; encoded by the coding sequence ATGAAATTTAGCGGAAAAAACGTGCTAATAACAGGTGCAAGCAGAGGTATCGGTGCACAGATTGCAAAAACGCTTGCAAATATGGGCTTAAAAGTGTGGATAAACTACCGCTCAAAGCCTGAGATGGCAGACGCTTTGCAGGCTGAGATCGAGCAAAATGGCGGCAAGGCTGCTGTGATAAAATTTGACGCGACAGACGAAGATGAGTTTATAAAAGGTATAAATTTGATAGTTGATAGCGACGGCGAGCTAAGCTATCTTGTAAATAACGCTGGCATCACAAACGACAAGCTAGCACTTCGCATGAAAACTAGCGAATTTACAGATGTAATAAATGCAAATTTAACCTCAGCTTTCATAGGATGTAGAGAGGCTTTAAAAGTGATGAGCAAAAAGCGCTTTGGAGCGGTCGTAAACGTCGCATCTATCGTTGGTGAGATGGGAAATGCAGGGCAGGTGAATTATTCAGCCAGTAAGGGTGGACTAATCGCCATGAGTAAGAGCTTTGCAAAAGAGGGCGCAAGTAGAAATATCCGCTTTAACAGCGTAACTCCAGGCTTTATCGAGACTGATATGACACATGGACTAAGCGATGAGGTGAAAAAAACTTATAGCGATAATATCCCGCTTAAACGCTTTGGCAGCGCTAGCGAGGTAGCCGAGGCGGTTGCATTTTTACTAAGTGATCACGCTAGCTACGTGACTGGCGAGACACTAAAAATAAATGGCGGACTTTATATGTAA
- a CDS encoding EI24 domain-containing protein translates to MINLLRLGFKDFFTAKFITLSILPLCLSIFSLAWLTIWGGGEIFDLLSDSAKNENFAFLEPNSVLSFIAIKILSFSATKWIVSILFYILSTFLTIIVSIVIALVVAGFLTPVVTKEINKRHYNYVLKSEVSTARVLKVMMIEIMKFLGILLVCLPLLFVPVLNFFIINVPFFYIYYKLLLIDVGSNTLDSDKFELALLEGGGIKFIIFTLLFYLISLVPLVGLFFQLYFVIVLSHLFFEKEALIKI, encoded by the coding sequence ATGATAAACCTTCTTCGCCTTGGTTTTAAAGATTTTTTTACAGCCAAATTTATAACGTTATCTATCTTGCCACTTTGCCTTAGTATTTTTAGTCTTGCGTGGCTTACGATTTGGGGTGGTGGTGAAATATTTGATCTTTTAAGTGATAGCGCCAAAAATGAGAATTTTGCCTTTTTAGAGCCAAACTCGGTGCTCTCTTTTATAGCTATTAAAATTTTAAGCTTTAGTGCCACAAAATGGATAGTTAGCATACTTTTTTATATTTTGAGCACTTTTTTAACGATCATTGTTAGCATTGTGATCGCTCTAGTCGTAGCTGGCTTTTTAACTCCAGTTGTTACTAAAGAGATAAACAAAAGGCACTACAACTACGTGCTTAAAAGCGAGGTTAGCACGGCTAGAGTGCTAAAGGTGATGATGATTGAGATCATGAAATTTCTTGGGATATTGCTCGTTTGCCTACCGCTTTTATTTGTACCAGTATTAAATTTTTTCATCATAAATGTGCCGTTTTTTTATATCTACTATAAACTTTTACTGATAGACGTTGGCTCAAACACTCTTGATAGTGATAAATTTGAGCTAGCACTACTTGAAGGTGGCGGGATAAAATTTATAATTTTTACACTTTTGTTTTATCTCATCTCGCTTGTGCCGCTTGTGGGACTATTTTTTCAGCTTTATTTTGTGATAGTCTTATCGCACCTCTTTTTTGAGAAAGAAGCACTTATAAAAATTTAG
- the acpP gene encoding acyl carrier protein, translated as MAVFEDVRDVVVEQLSVDPQAVKLESKIIEDLGADSLDVVELVMALEEKFEVEIPDSEAEKLISIQDVVNYIEKLGK; from the coding sequence ATGGCAGTATTTGAAGACGTAAGAGACGTAGTTGTAGAGCAACTAAGTGTAGATCCACAAGCAGTAAAATTAGAGTCTAAAATCATCGAAGATTTAGGCGCTGACTCACTTGACGTTGTAGAGCTAGTTATGGCTTTAGAAGAGAAATTTGAAGTAGAAATTCCTGATAGTGAAGCAGAGAAATTAATAAGCATTCAAGACGTTGTAAATTATATAGAAAAACTAGGTAAATAA
- a CDS encoding L-arabinose ABC transporter produces MCCFGTRIFLLMLITVLSFGFARLYPVLPVVGYYLILANLLAILMFSLFFKGLLPSFVKVNAIHYFSLIGGFLGAFLTMLVFKKVAKDKFTLIELIIFMLWVLIITIVIFKFQTILDIFRGI; encoded by the coding sequence ATGTGTTGTTTTGGGACTAGGATCTTTTTGCTTATGCTTATCACTGTTTTAAGCTTTGGCTTTGCTAGGCTCTACCCAGTTTTACCAGTCGTTGGATATTATTTGATACTTGCAAATTTGCTTGCTATTTTGATGTTTTCACTATTTTTTAAAGGGCTTTTGCCAAGCTTTGTAAAGGTTAATGCGATCCACTATTTTTCGCTAATTGGTGGCTTTTTAGGAGCATTTTTAACGATGCTTGTTTTTAAAAAAGTTGCAAAAGATAAATTTACTCTAATAGAGCTTATTATTTTTATGCTTTGGGTGCTAATAATCACCATAGTCATATTTAAATTTCAAACCATTCTTGACATTTTTAGGGGAATTTAG
- the dut gene encoding dUTPase produces MNERTIILEMLKMQQSLNDETNGLGWENGYTNKNKLISWRRCIYMECAELIDSFAWKHWKSIDAKTDEQNLRIEVVDIWHFIMSLALQIYKSKQLGDIETLADDICQSSGFSEFCKEPLRIEDESIYEIMNDVEMLIHECSGFDYDIFDILKIYFSMSLKCGVNLYSLYECYIAKNVLNRFRQNNGYKEGSYKKNWNGREDNEVMSEILSNGVSKIGEIYAALEHEYKKVK; encoded by the coding sequence ATGAATGAAAGAACGATTATTTTAGAGATGTTAAAGATGCAGCAAAGCCTAAATGATGAGACAAATGGGCTTGGCTGGGAAAATGGTTATACTAATAAAAATAAATTAATTAGCTGGAGGCGTTGCATATATATGGAATGTGCTGAGCTAATCGATAGCTTTGCTTGGAAGCACTGGAAGAGCATCGATGCTAAGACTGATGAGCAAAATTTACGTATAGAAGTTGTTGATATTTGGCACTTTATAATGAGCCTAGCTTTACAAATTTATAAATCAAAACAGCTTGGAGATATAGAAACTTTAGCCGATGACATCTGCCAATCAAGCGGTTTTAGTGAGTTTTGTAAAGAGCCATTAAGGATCGAAGACGAGAGCATTTATGAGATAATGAATGACGTTGAAATGCTTATACATGAGTGCAGCGGGTTTGACTACGATATATTTGATATTTTAAAAATTTACTTCTCTATGTCTTTAAAATGCGGCGTAAATTTATACTCACTTTATGAGTGCTATATCGCTAAAAACGTGCTAAATCGCTTCCGTCAAAATAATGGCTACAAAGAAGGCAGCTATAAGAAAAATTGGAACGGACGCGAAGATAATGAAGTGATGAGTGAAATTTTGTCAAATGGCGTTAGTAAGATAGGTGAAATTTACGCAGCACTTGAGCATGAATATAAAAAGGTGAAATGA